One part of the Clostridium thermosuccinogenes genome encodes these proteins:
- a CDS encoding monomethylamine:corrinoid methyltransferase — protein MDTKKYLEICERSETGPKVSKEDWDLDYIIDGVRELVEEYDFSWDKNVLIPNDDKLLDLIFEASKRLICKTGVYNISTGRVINLTEDEIEEGLRQMKKELVMGEGKDAVTLYARNIEDKRAPLIWAGNPGCPTPEEIFYENVLSSAKEPIVDLLTCGSLIDVDGFKVKGNHPTEVLATCRELKYIHKALREVGRPGMGLLAAESAVTELGDIAAANRNGLRPCDAHLVALFNELIIDNGNMARAAYSLEYGMRNASLACAMVGGLGGDAPGATLVMIASIMAANLVCLADYHLCHPIHIRDVATTARGCLWLQSVLCQAFAKNAPAIIVCDIWPKSGAMTKELLYEVAANAIVVAVSGGHLEGVGSADGKVPNGTGLEVRLMGEVGKAVTNQGMTREEANKIVLKLLEKYEHVFSEPEKYVGKRFDQAYDMATVTPLPEWERMYLEVKDELKDMGLKL, from the coding sequence ATGGATACGAAAAAATACCTGGAGATATGCGAAAGAAGCGAAACAGGTCCTAAGGTTAGCAAAGAGGACTGGGATTTGGATTATATCATAGACGGGGTCAGAGAGCTGGTGGAGGAATATGATTTTTCCTGGGACAAAAACGTTCTGATCCCTAATGATGACAAGTTGCTGGATCTAATTTTTGAAGCAAGCAAAAGACTTATATGCAAAACAGGAGTATATAACATAAGCACCGGCCGCGTCATAAACCTTACCGAAGATGAAATTGAGGAAGGCTTAAGGCAGATGAAGAAAGAGCTGGTAATGGGAGAGGGAAAGGACGCGGTTACTCTTTATGCCCGAAACATTGAGGACAAAAGAGCTCCGCTCATCTGGGCTGGCAACCCGGGCTGCCCTACACCGGAAGAGATATTCTATGAAAATGTCCTCAGCTCTGCGAAGGAGCCCATAGTCGATCTTTTGACCTGTGGCTCTCTGATTGATGTGGATGGATTCAAGGTAAAAGGGAACCATCCCACAGAGGTGCTGGCTACCTGCCGCGAGCTTAAGTATATCCACAAAGCCCTCAGGGAAGTGGGAAGGCCGGGTATGGGATTGCTGGCGGCCGAAAGCGCGGTTACTGAGTTGGGAGACATCGCAGCTGCAAATCGCAATGGGCTTCGTCCTTGTGACGCACATCTGGTGGCCTTGTTCAATGAGCTTATAATAGACAATGGCAATATGGCCAGAGCAGCTTATTCTCTTGAATACGGAATGAGAAATGCCTCCCTGGCATGTGCCATGGTGGGAGGTTTGGGAGGTGACGCTCCCGGGGCAACCCTGGTGATGATCGCATCCATTATGGCGGCAAACCTCGTGTGCCTGGCAGACTACCACCTGTGCCATCCGATACATATACGGGATGTCGCCACCACGGCAAGGGGCTGCTTGTGGTTGCAATCGGTTTTATGCCAAGCCTTTGCTAAAAATGCGCCTGCTATTATCGTATGTGATATTTGGCCTAAGAGCGGAGCTATGACGAAGGAGTTGTTATATGAAGTGGCGGCCAATGCCATAGTGGTTGCCGTCAGCGGAGGGCATCTTGAGGGTGTTGGTTCGGCAGACGGCAAAGTGCCCAACGGTACCGGCCTTGAGGTCAGACTTATGGGCGAAGTGGGTAAAGCAGTTACAAATCAGGGCATGACGAGGGAAGAAGCAAATAAGATTGTTTTAAAGCTTTTGGAAAAGTATGAGCATGTCTTCTCGGAGCCTGAAAAATATGTGGGCAAGAGGTTTGATCAGGCATATGATATGGCCACTGTCACGCCTTTACCCGAATGGGAGAGGATGTACCTCGAGGTGAAGGACGAGTTAAAGGATATGGGCTTGAAACTCTGA